A portion of the Flavobacterium magnum genome contains these proteins:
- a CDS encoding helix-turn-helix domain-containing protein, which translates to MSRLFALCTFLLMASCAKNNEDLSASFQHYDSVLDKTEKIIYHDTLLTRTILNEKILDSDKDAVAKLLAKCQILCYQGNSAQCDSIAKIAIRTAKKNNDAVGGYFGNTFRYTANYYSKSDNEAQKVYYEFYEKTKQDNPEFHENVVNNLIYSLLDMDNDVKYSEYLKEQYTLAKKLNDSLVWCNYYSNKAYSYYRKYGNDSLGPVLMNMDKALQFCHKSNYQAYYAALFNRENFKDNPNPEVLKQCITESAAHHFFDPNYYVNLLYYYTSRQDIGNSAYYYTLSQKRLLENKDYYSLYVNNENMYTMYKTLGNADKALYFKDLSYKYERLYNAKDTKDKINELEWFYKSKEVRKALQKKRIENSILTTIAAILLVSFIGYWAITLGRKKRQHQKYLELVDKLNQKNTLPSNENIEATPEQTADKEAIKVIVEEDVIEKIAKGLAKMERKHDFLKPDFKLGYVAKKINTNTSYLSNYFNNHKKQTFSEYTQELRMNYVLKKIKEDAIFRKYTLQAIAEEIGYKEAATFVRIFKKHTGISPSFFIEETEKEN; encoded by the coding sequence ATGAGCCGTCTTTTCGCACTTTGTACTTTCCTGCTTATGGCTTCCTGTGCAAAGAACAATGAGGATTTAAGCGCTTCTTTTCAGCATTACGATTCCGTCCTGGATAAAACCGAAAAGATTATCTACCACGACACCCTGCTTACGCGAACGATACTGAACGAAAAGATATTGGACAGCGACAAAGATGCCGTGGCGAAATTATTGGCCAAATGCCAGATTTTATGTTATCAGGGGAACTCGGCACAATGCGATTCAATTGCCAAGATTGCGATCAGGACCGCAAAGAAAAACAATGATGCGGTGGGTGGCTATTTTGGCAACACCTTCAGGTATACGGCAAATTATTATTCGAAATCCGATAATGAGGCGCAAAAGGTGTACTATGAATTTTACGAAAAGACGAAGCAAGACAATCCGGAATTCCATGAGAATGTAGTAAATAACCTGATTTACTCGCTGCTGGATATGGACAATGACGTTAAATATTCGGAGTATCTCAAGGAGCAGTATACTTTGGCAAAAAAACTCAACGACTCGCTGGTTTGGTGCAATTACTATTCAAATAAGGCCTACTCATATTATCGTAAATATGGCAATGACAGCCTCGGGCCGGTCCTGATGAATATGGACAAGGCGCTGCAATTTTGCCACAAAAGCAATTACCAGGCTTATTACGCGGCACTTTTTAACCGTGAAAATTTCAAGGACAATCCGAATCCTGAAGTACTCAAACAATGCATTACTGAATCGGCGGCGCATCACTTTTTCGACCCGAATTATTATGTCAACCTGCTCTACTATTACACATCGCGGCAAGATATTGGCAACAGTGCCTATTACTACACACTAAGCCAGAAACGGCTGTTGGAAAATAAGGACTATTACAGCCTGTACGTCAATAATGAGAACATGTATACCATGTACAAGACGCTTGGGAATGCCGATAAAGCGCTGTATTTTAAGGACCTTTCCTACAAATACGAGAGGTTGTATAATGCAAAAGACACGAAAGACAAAATCAATGAACTTGAATGGTTTTATAAATCGAAGGAGGTTCGGAAGGCGTTACAAAAGAAACGCATTGAAAATAGTATTCTGACAACCATCGCCGCGATATTGCTGGTATCATTCATCGGATATTGGGCCATTACACTGGGAAGGAAGAAACGGCAGCACCAGAAATACCTCGAACTTGTCGATAAGCTGAATCAAAAAAACACGCTGCCGTCCAATGAAAATATTGAGGCCACGCCAGAGCAAACCGCCGATAAGGAGGCCATTAAGGTAATCGTGGAAGAGGACGTTATCGAAAAGATTGCCAAAGGCCTGGCGAAAATGGAGCGCAAGCACGATTTCCTGAAGCCCGATTTTAAGCTCGGCTATGTGGCGAAGAAGATCAATACGAACACATCGTACCTTTCAAATTATTTCAACAATCACAAAAAACAGACCTTTTCAGAATATACACAGGAGCTCAGGATGAATTATGTGCTGAAAAAGATTAAGGAGGATGCCATTTTCCGGAAGTACACGCTGCAGGCGATTGCGGAAGAAATAGGCTATAAGGAAGCGGCCACTTTTGTAAGGATTTTCAAAAAACACACCGGGATTTCACCCTCGTTTTTTATTGAAGAGACTGAAAAGGAAAACTGA
- a CDS encoding T9SS type A sorting domain-containing protein: MKSKITLFSLLAVLFFIPEVFGQCTSGGLYPTTSFTPLCSGNQETINTDCWAGEYAEVNVVANKQYTFASSVTTDYITITDAAGTLTYANGTSPVTWLSGSTSGVIRYFIHKNSGCTTENIGRIRYITCATPPASCASPTGLFVSNITSNSVRINWTAPASIPTTGYDYFVNTTGVPPLASSNPTGTVGNASVATTLVGNAGTTYFYWIRSNCTSTKGNWVSGGSFTTIAFQNCNAATYGLYPEATYTPLNTGALEQIVTDTWAGEYSNVNISANKQYTFTSSVATDYITITNNAGTSVYATGTTPLSWNSGANTGVFRYYIHANSTCADDTTGRIRYITSVDSSCPLPYNIYTNGLSSSSVTLNWLTTTTPGNGYDYIVTTSNATPSNAAVPTGSVVNNIVTVNSGIVPNTLYYVWVRSNCGTTKSAWGGPFNFTSLPTTLGNGCTSGVLYPTTTFSPSCSGNPELVTNIAYAGEYTNVSVANGRKLTFSSSNTSDFITITNTAGTQILAYGLTPVVYIVDSGTTTLRYYIHSGSDCGTENVNRSRYVTCQTSVCPSPTSPVSSAVTSVGATLSWTPTTSPGLGYEYYISTSNVLSPQYDTAATGTSATTSKVITNLNSATTYYFWVRAACSAASKSNWVYGGSFTTLNSVTCAAPSNLSASYITSNSAYLNFTPASPTPSNSYQYYVSVVNTAPTAGTTPTGTVSPSQSNITGLNASQTYFFWIRSNCGSSQSNWIAGGSFTTVAALSCNGTGGNFGIFPTSTFTPTCSGSNELILNGSWAGEFCNVNVTAGNTYTFTSSIATDYITVTNAAGNVVYASGTTPVRWYSGSTAGIVRYFIHTDASCGTQQTDRSRYISCTPTVVSLLGEGASGWDTDIFMSSTDGINFTLNNYTLSTGGVKFRLNSDWIVNWGNNTFPTGTGVQDGPNIPAVACTYNISLNVVTGAYSFISTSTQPTSPTGAASQAFCNSATIANLAATGTNIKWYDAPSGGNLLASTTPIVSGTTYYASRSNSTCESIARLAVTATVNVTPAPTAPANQTFCLGSVVGDLVSTGFPRRYYNVPVNGSSLPPATLLTTGTYYITQVINNCESARTPVSVTVNSTTPTFTVVAPICSGATLAALPTTSNNGITGTWSPALNNTATTTYTFTPTAGQCATSAMMTITVNQKVTPTFTAVAPICSGSTLAALPTTSNNGFTGTWSPALNNTATTTYTFTPSVGQCANTAMMTITVNQKVTPTFTAVAPICSGSTLAALPTTSNNGFTGTWSPALNNTATTTYTFTPSVGQCANTATMTITVNQKVTPTFTAVAPICTGSTLAALPTTSNNGFTGTWSPALNNTATTTYTFTPSVGQCANTATMTITVNQKVTPTFTAVAPICSGSTLAALPTTSNNGFTGTWSPALNNTATTTYTFTPSVGQCANTATMTITVNQKVTPTFTAVAPICSGSTLAALPTTSNNGFTGTWSPALNNTATTTYTFTPSTGQCANTATMTITVNQPITPAFTQVAAICSGSTLAALPTNSNNGVTGTWSPALNNTATTTYTFTPSAGQCANTATMTITVNQPITPAFTQVAAICSGTTLAALPTTSNNGVTGTWSPALNNTATTTYTFTPSVGQCANTATMTITVNQPTTPAFTQVAAICSGATLAALPTTSNNGVTGTWSPALNNTATTTYTFTPSTGQCANTATMTITVNQPTTPAFTPVAASCSGATLAALPTTSNNGVTGTWSPALDNTATTTYTFTPSVGQCANTATMTITVNQATTPAFTQVAAICSGSTLAALPTTSNNGVTGAWSPALNNTATTTYTFTPSAGQCANTATMTITVNQPTTPAFTQVAAICSGATLAALPTTSNNGVIGTWSPALNNTATTTYTFTPDAGQCALAATMTITVNPNITPDFTQVMPICSGAALAALPTVSDNGITGSWSPALDNTATTTYTFTPDAGQCALAATMTITVNPNITPVFTPVMPICSGAALAALPTVSNNGITGSWSPALDNTATTTYTFTPDAGQCALAATMTITVNPNITPDFTPVMPICSGAALAALPTVSNNGISGSWSPALDNTATTTYTFTPDAGQCALAATMTITVNPNITPDFTQVMPICSGAALAALPTASNNGITGSWSPALDNTATTTYTFTPDAGQCALAATMTITVNPNITPDFTPVMPICSGAALAALPTVSNNGITGSWSPALDNTATTTYTFTPDAGQCALAATMTITVNPNITPDFTPVMPICSGAALAALPTVSNNGITGSWSPALDNTATTTYTFTPDAGQCALDATMTITVNPNITPDFTPVMSICSGAALAALPTVSDNGITGGWSPALDNTATTTYTFTPDAGQCALAATMTITVNPNITPDFTQVMPICFGAALAALPTVSNNGITGSWSPSLDNTATTTYTFTPDAGQCALAATMTITVNPNPTLDEKTDITACVSYTLPVLTNGNYFTEPNGSGTMLAGGDAITSTQTIYVYADNGMCTAEESFTVTISPVAVIDELNDVIACGSYILPVLTTNADYYTEPGGAGTLLHAGDVVSTSQTIYVYVLGAISSCTAESDFIVTINPIPAVDTLADVTACDSYTLPVLTNGNYFTETAGAGTMLNTGDTITSSQTVYIYASNGDCSAETDFAVTITSTPIVDDLADVTACDSYTLPVLTNGNYFTETAGAGTMLNAGDVINSSQTVYIHASNGDCSTETDFAVTITATPTVDDLADVTACDSYTLPALTNGNYFTETAGAGTMLNAGDVITTSQTVYVYASNGDCSVETDFAVTITSTPTVDDLADVTACDSYTLPVLTNGNYFTETAGEGTMLNAGDVLTSSQTVYIYASNGDCSAETDFAVTITSTPIIDDLADVTACDSYTLPVLTNGNYFTETAGAGTMLNAGDVITSSQTVYIYASNGDCSAETDFAVTITSTPIVDDFADVTACDSYTLPALTNGNYFTETAGAGTMLNAGDVITTSQTVYIYASNGDCSAESSFNVAINALDNTTTLNLETITANQSGASYQWISCDQTPGIIDGETNQSFTATENGQYAVIITLGDCTVTSECVTIDSLGTGTLPLDNLITMYPNPSRGTFTVDTGSLIADHIFVIDNLGRQIAQHKPTSQKSFMDVSGYADGVYYIRISYQNKETVKKLVLSKN, encoded by the coding sequence ATGAAATCAAAAATTACTTTATTTAGTTTATTGGCTGTATTGTTTTTCATTCCCGAGGTATTCGGGCAGTGTACTTCCGGAGGTCTTTACCCTACGACCAGTTTTACGCCGCTGTGTTCAGGCAACCAGGAAACCATCAACACCGATTGCTGGGCGGGAGAATATGCCGAAGTCAATGTGGTGGCCAACAAACAGTACACGTTCGCAAGTTCTGTAACCACTGATTACATTACCATAACAGATGCCGCAGGCACGCTTACCTATGCCAACGGCACTTCCCCGGTGACCTGGTTGTCGGGATCAACGTCAGGAGTCATCCGTTATTTTATCCATAAAAATTCAGGCTGTACTACAGAGAATATCGGAAGGATCCGTTATATCACCTGTGCCACACCACCGGCTTCCTGCGCGTCACCAACCGGATTGTTTGTCAGCAACATCACATCCAATTCGGTCAGGATCAATTGGACCGCGCCGGCATCAATACCAACGACCGGTTATGACTATTTTGTCAACACGACCGGTGTGCCTCCTTTGGCATCTTCAAACCCAACGGGTACGGTAGGCAATGCCTCTGTCGCGACAACGCTGGTAGGAAATGCGGGCACCACGTACTTCTACTGGATAAGGTCAAACTGCACTTCAACTAAGGGAAACTGGGTTTCAGGCGGAAGTTTTACGACAATCGCTTTCCAAAACTGCAATGCCGCTACTTACGGCCTGTATCCTGAAGCCACTTATACCCCACTAAATACAGGTGCTTTAGAACAAATCGTAACCGACACCTGGGCCGGCGAATATTCTAATGTCAATATTTCGGCCAACAAGCAATACACTTTTACAAGTTCCGTCGCCACAGATTATATCACAATAACCAATAACGCAGGTACTTCTGTTTATGCAACCGGAACGACCCCTTTATCCTGGAATTCGGGCGCCAACACAGGCGTATTCCGTTATTACATCCACGCCAATTCCACTTGTGCTGACGATACTACGGGACGCATCAGGTACATCACTTCAGTGGATTCTTCCTGTCCGCTGCCTTATAACATTTATACAAATGGCCTGTCCAGCAGCAGTGTGACTTTAAACTGGCTGACAACCACTACCCCAGGCAATGGCTATGACTATATTGTGACCACTTCCAATGCCACACCGTCAAATGCAGCAGTTCCGACAGGCAGCGTTGTTAACAATATTGTTACAGTAAATTCCGGGATTGTACCCAACACCCTGTATTATGTGTGGGTAAGGTCGAATTGTGGCACTACAAAAAGTGCCTGGGGCGGACCCTTCAATTTCACCAGCCTGCCCACCACATTAGGAAATGGGTGTACCAGCGGCGTATTGTATCCGACGACAACCTTTTCGCCTTCATGTTCAGGCAATCCGGAACTCGTTACGAACATTGCGTATGCAGGCGAATACACGAATGTATCGGTTGCCAATGGAAGAAAACTCACATTCTCCTCGTCTAATACATCAGATTTCATCACGATTACCAATACTGCCGGCACGCAGATCCTTGCATATGGCCTCACGCCTGTGGTATACATCGTAGACAGCGGGACGACGACTTTGCGTTATTACATTCATTCAGGCAGTGACTGCGGCACCGAAAACGTAAACAGGAGCCGCTATGTAACGTGTCAGACATCAGTATGTCCTTCACCAACCTCTCCCGTAAGCTCGGCAGTAACGTCAGTTGGCGCTACACTGAGCTGGACACCTACTACGTCACCGGGTCTCGGATATGAATATTATATAAGTACCTCGAATGTATTGAGTCCGCAATATGACACCGCGGCAACGGGTACTTCAGCAACGACTTCAAAAGTAATAACCAATCTGAACTCAGCGACGACTTACTATTTTTGGGTAAGGGCTGCCTGTAGTGCCGCGTCTAAAAGCAACTGGGTTTACGGCGGAAGCTTTACTACGCTGAATTCAGTCACTTGTGCGGCGCCTTCCAACCTGTCTGCAAGCTACATTACGTCCAATTCAGCATACCTGAATTTTACACCAGCGAGTCCAACCCCATCAAACAGTTACCAATATTACGTAAGTGTGGTGAACACTGCTCCGACAGCAGGTACGACGCCAACGGGCACGGTAAGCCCATCACAAAGCAACATCACCGGCCTGAACGCGAGCCAGACTTATTTCTTTTGGATCAGGTCAAACTGCGGCAGCAGCCAAAGCAACTGGATTGCGGGCGGCAGTTTTACCACGGTGGCAGCATTGAGCTGTAACGGGACCGGCGGTAATTTCGGAATATTTCCAACTTCAACCTTCACGCCGACCTGTAGCGGAAGCAACGAACTCATCTTAAATGGTTCATGGGCAGGAGAATTCTGCAACGTAAATGTTACCGCAGGCAATACTTACACCTTTACGAGTTCGATTGCTACAGACTACATTACGGTTACCAATGCGGCAGGAAACGTCGTTTACGCGAGCGGCACAACGCCGGTAAGGTGGTACTCAGGCAGCACTGCCGGCATTGTGAGGTATTTTATACATACCGATGCTTCCTGTGGTACGCAACAAACAGACAGGTCGCGTTACATCAGTTGTACGCCGACTGTCGTGAGCCTGTTGGGTGAAGGTGCCTCTGGTTGGGATACCGACATTTTTATGTCCAGTACCGATGGTATTAACTTCACCCTGAACAATTACACATTGTCTACCGGCGGTGTGAAGTTCCGACTGAACAGCGACTGGATTGTCAATTGGGGCAACAACACTTTCCCAACGGGAACGGGCGTCCAGGACGGTCCTAACATTCCGGCGGTGGCCTGTACCTACAACATCAGCCTGAACGTTGTTACCGGCGCCTATAGTTTTATAAGCACTTCAACACAGCCGACAAGTCCGACGGGCGCAGCTTCCCAGGCGTTTTGTAATTCGGCAACCATAGCAAACCTCGCTGCAACCGGCACAAACATCAAGTGGTACGACGCTCCGAGCGGCGGAAATCTGTTGGCATCAACAACTCCGATTGTGAGCGGCACAACGTACTATGCCTCGAGGTCAAACAGTACTTGCGAATCTATTGCAAGGTTAGCCGTTACAGCAACCGTGAACGTAACACCTGCACCTACGGCACCGGCTAATCAAACTTTTTGTCTTGGGTCCGTTGTGGGCGACCTGGTGTCGACTGGCTTTCCAAGACGCTATTACAATGTGCCTGTAAACGGATCATCGCTTCCGCCTGCAACACTCCTTACGACTGGAACTTATTATATTACCCAGGTAATTAATAACTGTGAAAGCGCAAGAACACCGGTTTCAGTTACAGTGAATTCGACGACACCGACATTCACAGTTGTAGCTCCAATTTGTTCAGGAGCGACGCTGGCTGCACTCCCCACCACTTCAAATAATGGGATTACAGGAACCTGGTCGCCGGCATTGAACAATACTGCTACGACAACTTACACATTCACTCCGACAGCAGGCCAGTGCGCCACGTCAGCGATGATGACTATTACAGTTAATCAAAAGGTGACACCAACATTCACTGCGGTGGCTCCGATTTGTTCCGGAAGCACATTAGCGGCATTGCCAACGACATCTAATAATGGCTTTACTGGAACGTGGTCGCCGGCTTTGAACAATACTGCTACGACGACCTATACTTTTACACCGTCAGTTGGCCAATGCGCCAACACCGCGATGATGACCATCACCGTGAACCAGAAGGTGACACCTACATTCACTGCGGTGGCTCCGATTTGTTCCGGAAGCACATTAGCGGCATTGCCAACGACATCTAATAATGGCTTTACCGGAACCTGGTCGCCGGCTTTGAACAATACTGCTACGACGACCTATACTTTTACACCGTCAGTTGGCCAATGCGCCAACACCGCGACGATGACTATTACAGTTAATCAAAAGGTGACACCAACATTCACTGCGGTGGCTCCGATTTGTACGGGCAGCACGTTGGCGGCATTGCCAACGACATCTAATAACGGCTTTACCGGAACCTGGTCACCGGCTTTGAACAATACTGCTACGACGACCTATACTTTTACACCGTCAGTTGGCCAATGCGCCAACACCGCGACGATGACTATTACAGTTAATCAAAAGGTGACACCAACATTCACCGCGGTGGCTCCGATTTGTTCGGGCAGCACGTTAGCAGCATTGCCAACGACATCTAATAATGGCTTTACCGGAACCTGGTCGCCGGCTTTGAACAATACTGCTACGACGACCTATACTTTTACACCGTCAGTTGGCCAATGCGCCAACACCGCGACGATGACTATTACAGTTAATCAAAAGGTGACACCTACATTCACTGCGGTGGCTCCGATTTGTTCCGGAAGCACATTAGCGGCATTGCCAACGACATCTAATAATGGCTTTACCGGAACCTGGTCGCCGGCTTTGAACAATACTGCTACGACGACCTATACTTTTACACCATCGACCGGGCAATGTGCCAATACGGCAACGATGACGATCACAGTCAACCAGCCGATAACACCTGCATTTACTCAGGTAGCAGCAATTTGTTCAGGAAGCACATTAGCCGCGCTGCCGACAAACTCAAACAACGGCGTTACCGGAACCTGGTCACCGGCATTGAACAATACCGCTACGACAACCTATACTTTTACGCCGTCCGCCGGGCAATGTGCCAATACGGCAACGATGACGATCACAGTTAACCAGCCGATAACTCCTGCATTTACTCAGGTAGCAGCAATCTGTTCAGGAACTACTTTGGCAGCGCTGCCTACAACATCCAACAATGGCGTTACCGGAACCTGGTCACCGGCATTAAACAATACCGCTACGACCACGTACACGTTCACACCATCAGTCGGGCAATGCGCCAATACGGCGACGATGACTATTACAGTTAACCAACCGACGACACCTGCATTTACTCAAGTGGCAGCAATTTGTTCAGGAGCTACTTTGGCCGCGCTGCCGACAACGTCCAACAATGGCGTTACCGGAACCTGGTCACCGGCTTTGAACAACACCGCTACGACAACGTACACCTTTACACCGTCAACCGGGCAATGCGCCAATACGGCGACGATGACTATTACAGTTAATCAGCCGACAACACCTGCATTTACTCCGGTAGCAGCAAGTTGTTCAGGAGCTACTTTGGCTGCGCTGCCGACAACGTCCAACAACGGTGTTACCGGAACCTGGTCGCCCGCTTTGGATAACACAGCTACGACGACTTACACGTTCACACCATCTGTCGGGCAATGTGCCAATACGGCGACGATGACTATTACGGTTAACCAAGCGACAACACCTGCATTCACTCAGGTAGCAGCAATTTGTTCAGGAAGCACATTAGCCGCGCTGCCGACAACGTCCAACAACGGTGTTACCGGAGCCTGGTCACCGGCATTAAACAATACCGCTACGACAACTTATACTTTTACTCCGTCAGCCGGGCAATGTGCCAATACGGCGACGATGACTATTACAGTTAACCAGCCGACAACACCTGCATTTACTCAGGTGGCAGCAATTTGTTCAGGAGCTACTTTGGCTGCGCTGCCGACAACGTCCAACAACGGTGTTATCGGAACCTGGTCACCAGCTTTGAACAACACCGCTACGACGACGTACACGTTCACACCGGATGCGGGACAATGCGCTCTGGCTGCAACAATGACCATCACGGTAAACCCGAACATCACACCTGATTTTACACAGGTAATGCCGATTTGTTCCGGAGCTGCATTGGCTGCCCTGCCAACGGTATCCGATAATGGCATCACTGGAAGCTGGTCGCCCGCTTTGGATAACACAGCTACGACCACCTACACCTTCACACCGGATGCGGGACAATGCGCTTTGGCTGCAACAATGACCATCACCGTAAACCCGAACATCACACCTGTTTTTACACCGGTAATGCCAATTTGTTCCGGAGCTGCGCTGGCTGCCCTGCCAACGGTTTCGAATAATGGTATCACGGGAAGCTGGTCGCCTGCTTTGGATAATACTGCTACGACTACTTACACCTTCACCCCGGATGCGGGACAATGCGCTTTGGCTGCAACAATGACCATCACGGTAAACCCGAACATCACACCTGATTTTACACCGGTAATGCCGATTTGTTCCGGAGCTGCGCTGGCTGCCCTGCCAACGGTTTCGAATAATGGTATCTCGGGAAGTTGGTCGCCTGCGTTGGATAATACTGCTACGACTACTTACACCTTCACGCCGGATGCGGGACAATGTGCTTTGGCTGCAACAATGACCATCACGGTAAACCCGAACATCACACCTGATTTTACACAGGTAATGCCGATTTGTTCCGGAGCTGCATTGGCGGCCCTGCCAACGGCATCCAATAATGGCATCACCGGAAGCTGGTCGCCTGCTTTGGATAACACGGCCACGACCACCTACACCTTCACACCGGATGCGGGACAATGCGCTCTGGCTGCAACAATGACCATCACCGTAAACCCGAACATCACTCCTGATTTTACACCCGTAATGCCAATTTGTTCCGGAGCTGCGCTGGCTGCCTTGCCAACGGTTTCGAATAATGGTATCACGGGAAGTTGGTCCCCTGCGTTGGATAATACTGCTACGACTACTTACACCTTCACGCCGGATGCGGGACAATGCGCTTTGGCTGCCACGATGACCATCACGGTAAACCCGAACATCACACCTGATTTTACACCGGTAATGCCAATTTGTTCCGGAGCTGCGCTGGCTGCCCTGCCAACGGTTTCGAATAATGGTATCACCGGAAGTTGGTCCCCTGCGTTGGATAATACTGCTACGACTACTTACACCTTCACGCCGGATGCTGGACAATGCGCTCTGGATGCAACAATGACTATCACGGTAAACCCGAACATCACACCTGATTTTACACCCGTAATGTCGATTTGTTCCGGAGCTGCGCTTGCTGCCCTGCCAACGGTATCCGATAATGGTATCACGGGAGGTTGGTCGCCTGCGTTGGATAATACTGCTACGACTACTTACACCTTCACCCCGGATGCGGGACAATGCGCTTTGGCCGCAACAATGACCATCACCGTAAACCCGAACATCACACCTGATTTTACACAGGTAATGCCGATTTGTTTCGGAGCTGCGCTGGCTGCCCTGCCAACGGTTTCGAATAATGGTATCACGGGAAGTTGGTCGCCTTCTTTGGATAACACAGCTACGACCACCTACACCTTCACGCCGGATGCGGGACAATGCGCTTTGGCTGCAACAATGACCATCACCGTAAACCCGAATCCTACACTAGATGAAAAAACCGATATTACGGCGTGCGTAAGTTATACTTTGCCCGTATTGACAAACGGCAATTACTTTACCGAACCTAATGGCTCAGGAACGATGCTTGCTGGCGGAGACGCAATTACCTCGACACAAACGATATATGTTTATGCAGACAATGGGATGTGTACCGCTGAAGAAAGTTTCACAGTGACCATTTCGCCTGTTGCTGTGATCGACGAACTGAACGATGTCATTGCCTGTGGAAGTTACATCCTCCCAGTGCTGACCACAAACGCAGACTATTACACCGAACCCGGAGGAGCCGGAACCTTGCTTCACGCCGGAGATGTAGTCTCCACCTCGCAAACTATATATGTGTACGTTTTGGGCGCAATATCAAGTTGTACTGCCGAAAGTGACTTTATCGTAACCATCAATCCTATCCCGGCAGTCGATACTCTTGCCGATGTAACAGCTTGCGACAGCTACACGCTTCCGGTATTGACCAACGGAAATTATTTCACCGAAACCGCAGGCGCAGGAACCATGCTCAACACAGGAGATACCATCACGTCCTCACAGACGGTTTACATCTACGCATCAAATGGGGATTGCAGCGCCGAAACGGATTTTGCCGTAACGATCACTTCTACACCGATAGTCGATGACCTCGCCGATGTAACAGCTTGCGACAGCTACACGCTTCCGGTGTTGACCAACGGAAATTATTTCACCGAAACTGCAGGCGCAGGAACCATGCTTAACGCAGGAGATGTCATTAACTCATCACAGACAGTTTACATCCACGCATCAAACGGCGATTGCAGTACCGAAACGGATTTTGCCGTAACGATTACCGCAACCCCAACAGTCGATGACCTGGCCGATGTGACCGCTTGCGACAGCTACACGCTTCCGGCATTGACCAACGGAAATTATTTCACCGAAACCGCAGGTGCAGGAACCATGCTTAATGCAGGCGATGTCATTACCACATCACAGACGGTTTACGTCTACGCATCAAACGGGGATTGCAGTGTCGAAACGGATTTTGCCGTAACGATCACTTCTACACCAACAGTCGATGACCTTGCCGATGTGACTGCCTGCGACAGCTACACGCTTCCGGTATTGACCAACGGGAATTATTTTACCGAAACCGCAGGCGAAGGAACCATGCTCAACGCAGGAGATGTTCTTACGTCATCACAGACGGTTTACATCTACGCATCAAACGGCGATTGCAGTGCCGAAACGGATTTTGCCGTAACGATCACTTCTACACCAATAATCGATGACCTGGCCGATGTAACAGCCTGCGACAGCTACACGCTTCCGGTACTGACCAACGGGAATTATTTCACCGAAACCGCAGGCGCAGGAACCATGCTCAACGCAGGAGATGTCATCACGTCGTCACAGACAGTTTACATCTACGCATCAAACGGGGATTGCAGTGCCGAAACGGATTTTGCCGTAACGATCACTTCTACACCAATAGTCGATGACTTCGCCGATGTAACAGCTTGCGACAGCTACACACTTCCGGCTTTGACCAACGGGAATTATTTCACCGAAACCGCAGGCGCAGGAACCATGCTCAACGCAGGCGATGTCATTACCACATCACAGACGGTTTACATCTACGCATCAAACGGGGATTGCAGTGCCGAAAGCAGTTTCAATGTAGCAATCAATGCTTTGGATAATACCACAACTTTGAATCTGGAAACCATCACGGCAAACCAAAGCGGGGCGTCTTACCAATGGATTTCGTGTGACCAGACTCCGGGAATTATCGACGGAGAGACCAATCAAAGCTTTACCGCAACAGAAAACGGTCAATACGCCGTCATCATTACCCTTGGCGATTGTACAGTAACCAGTGAGTGTGTGACTATCGACTCTTTAGGTACCGGAACACTTCCATTGGACAACCTGATTACCATGTATCCGAACCCAAGCCGTGGTACGTTCACTGTTGATACAGGCAGCCTTATCGCCGATCACATTTTTGTCATTGACAACCTTGGAAGGCAAATTGCGCAACACAAACCGACCTCACAGAAATCGTTTATGGATGTAAGCGGTTACGCTGACGGTGTTTACTACATCAGGATCAGCTATCAGAATAAGGAAACCGTGAAAAAATTAGTACTGAGTAAGAATTAA